Proteins from a single region of Syntrophales bacterium:
- the greA gene encoding transcription elongation factor GreA — protein sequence MEKVPITRAGFEKLKRDLEHLRNVDLPENVRDIEVARAHGDLSENAEYKSAKERQAFIHARIKEVEQNLAACQVIEVKAAADGRAVFGCTVAIDDLKSGETTEYRLVGPFESDIAENKISVTSPIGRALISRKIGEQIRVQVPGGVREIEIADIFVEPEE from the coding sequence ATGGAAAAGGTGCCGATCACCCGGGCCGGGTTCGAAAAGCTGAAGAGGGATCTGGAGCATCTAAGGAACGTGGATCTGCCGGAAAACGTCCGGGATATTGAAGTGGCAAGGGCGCACGGAGATCTTTCGGAAAACGCCGAATACAAATCCGCCAAGGAGCGTCAGGCTTTTATCCACGCGCGGATCAAGGAAGTGGAGCAGAACCTGGCCGCATGCCAGGTCATCGAAGTGAAGGCGGCTGCCGACGGTCGCGCTGTTTTCGGCTGCACTGTGGCCATCGACGACCTCAAGAGCGGCGAAACGACCGAATACCGTCTGGTCGGCCCCTTTGAATCTGATATCGCGGAGAACAAGATATCCGTTACCTCACCGATCGGTCGGGCCCTCATCAGCCGGAAAATCGGCGAGCAGATCCGGGTTCAGGTTCCGGGCGGGGTCCGGGAAATCGAGATCGCGGACATTTTCGTAGAGCCGGAAGAGTGA
- a CDS encoding PAS domain S-box protein — protein sequence MNSPIEPSAEDRIAGLEEKLKACRRELKALRESERKYRHLFEHSPAMVNLTDLDGIILDINDAGVRMLGYDSREEMIGLDSTKSLYTDPKSRLRFKEVMGRHGSVREFETEMRRKDGSVIDVHITSAIRRNKQGEPEGYEGFVVDVTDRKRAERELQESEEKYRTVVENSIAGINVHQNGIFQYVNQRLIDMLGYDSADEIIGRQFWEVIHPADRDMVKKRGIKRQKISFSPAQYIFRALQKDGSIIWVELWASPAIYQGRPAVVAIVIDITSRKEAEEKIHLLSRRLIDVMEEESRRLAADLHDEFGQSLTSLHFGLEALETSLGDSGGDRKERCRTLVRRVEQLADQVRKTTARLRPDLLDHMGLIPTLEWHIQDFLSHREGLDIQFQATGFKRRLGGAAEIVLYRIFQESLTNIAKHAQAKNVKILLTHSYPKTILVIRDDGVGFETAAEGLPGGRPRGIGLLSMQERVASLGGTIDITSAPGRGTTVRVEIPEDGGAA from the coding sequence ATGAATTCCCCGATTGAGCCGTCTGCAGAGGATCGGATTGCCGGACTGGAAGAAAAGCTGAAGGCCTGCCGGCGGGAGCTGAAAGCCCTCCGCGAGTCGGAACGGAAGTACCGCCATCTTTTTGAACACTCTCCGGCCATGGTCAACCTGACCGACCTCGACGGGATTATCCTCGACATCAACGACGCGGGTGTCCGCATGCTCGGATACGATTCCCGGGAAGAGATGATCGGTCTCGACTCGACGAAGTCCCTGTATACGGATCCGAAAAGCCGCCTCCGGTTCAAGGAAGTGATGGGCCGGCATGGTTCCGTCCGGGAATTCGAAACGGAGATGCGGCGGAAGGACGGGAGCGTCATCGACGTCCACATCACCTCGGCAATCCGGCGGAACAAGCAGGGAGAACCCGAGGGATACGAGGGGTTTGTCGTGGACGTGACGGACAGGAAGCGGGCCGAGCGAGAGCTCCAGGAGTCCGAGGAGAAGTATCGAACCGTGGTGGAAAACTCCATCGCCGGAATCAACGTTCATCAGAACGGGATCTTCCAGTACGTGAACCAGCGGCTTATCGACATGCTGGGTTACGATTCCGCCGATGAAATCATCGGCAGGCAGTTCTGGGAGGTGATTCATCCGGCGGATCGGGACATGGTGAAAAAGAGGGGGATCAAACGCCAGAAAATCTCCTTCTCACCCGCCCAGTACATCTTCCGGGCGCTCCAAAAGGATGGTTCGATCATCTGGGTCGAGCTCTGGGCCAGCCCCGCCATCTATCAGGGGAGGCCAGCCGTCGTGGCCATTGTCATCGACATCACGAGCCGCAAGGAAGCAGAGGAAAAAATCCATCTCCTGTCCCGGCGCCTGATCGACGTCATGGAAGAGGAAAGCCGGCGCCTCGCGGCGGATCTCCACGACGAGTTCGGCCAGTCTCTCACGTCCCTGCATTTCGGCCTGGAGGCGCTGGAGACCTCCCTCGGGGACAGCGGCGGAGACAGGAAGGAGCGGTGCCGGACGCTTGTCCGCCGGGTGGAGCAACTGGCCGACCAGGTCCGGAAGACCACCGCCCGCCTGAGGCCGGACCTGCTGGATCACATGGGTCTCATCCCGACCCTGGAGTGGCATATCCAGGATTTCCTCAGCCATCGCGAGGGTCTGGACATCCAGTTCCAGGCTACGGGATTCAAGCGCCGCCTCGGCGGAGCGGCCGAGATCGTCCTGTACAGGATATTCCAGGAGTCCCTCACCAATATCGCCAAGCACGCCCAGGCGAAAAACGTAAAGATCCTCCTGACCCACAGCTACCCGAAAACGATTCTGGTGATCCGGGACGACGGCGTGGGATTCGAAACGGCCGCAGAAGGCCTTCCCGGCGGAAGGCCCAGGGGGATCGGCCTTTTGAGCATGCAGGAACGGGTGGCATCCCTGGGCGGGACCATCGATATCACCTCCGCCCCCGGCCGGGGAACAACCGTCAGGGTGGAGATACCCGAGGACGGAGGCGCCGCATGA
- the atpD gene encoding F0F1 ATP synthase subunit beta, which translates to MNIGTIVQVIGPVVDVEFEEGKLPAIMNAITITNPAINDEEDNLIVEVAQHLGDNVVRCIAMDITDGLVRGMPVKDTGAPITVAVGQECLGRIMNVVGRPVDGLGPIVGKNFAPIHREAPSFLEQDTSVHVLETGVKVIDLLVPFPRGGKMGMFGGAGVGKTVVMMEMIHNIAMHHGGISVFAGVGERTREGNDLYLEMKQSGVIKQAALIYGQMTEPPGARARVALTALAAAEYFRDVEGQDVLLFVDNIFRFTQAGSEVSALLGRMPSAVGYQPTLATDLGELQERITSTTKGSITAVQCVYVPADDLTDPAPATTFAHLDGTVVLSRPIAELGIYPAVDPLDSTSRILDPNVLGLEHYQVARNVQVTLQKYKDLQDIIAILGMDELSEEDKLTVSRARKIQRFLSQPFFVAAQFTGTDGKFVSVADTVRGFKEILEGKHDDLPEQAFYMVGGIEEVIEKAKKLSEG; encoded by the coding sequence ATGAATATCGGAACCATTGTACAGGTCATCGGACCGGTGGTTGACGTGGAGTTCGAGGAGGGAAAGCTGCCAGCCATCATGAACGCAATCACCATCACGAACCCCGCGATCAACGACGAAGAGGACAACCTGATCGTCGAGGTCGCCCAGCACCTGGGGGACAACGTGGTCCGCTGCATCGCCATGGACATCACCGACGGACTCGTGCGGGGTATGCCGGTCAAGGATACGGGTGCTCCCATTACCGTAGCCGTGGGCCAGGAATGCCTGGGGCGGATCATGAACGTGGTCGGCCGGCCCGTGGACGGCCTCGGACCGATCGTGGGCAAAAATTTTGCCCCGATCCACCGGGAAGCGCCCTCGTTTCTTGAGCAGGATACATCGGTTCACGTTCTCGAGACGGGTGTCAAGGTGATCGATCTTCTGGTTCCCTTTCCCCGGGGCGGCAAGATGGGGATGTTCGGCGGCGCCGGCGTGGGCAAGACCGTCGTCATGATGGAAATGATCCACAACATCGCCATGCACCACGGCGGCATCTCCGTGTTCGCCGGCGTGGGCGAGCGGACCCGCGAAGGAAACGACCTGTACCTGGAAATGAAGCAGTCCGGCGTCATCAAGCAGGCCGCCCTGATCTACGGCCAGATGACGGAGCCGCCGGGAGCACGCGCGCGCGTCGCCCTGACGGCCCTGGCAGCAGCGGAGTACTTCCGGGATGTGGAAGGCCAGGACGTGCTTCTTTTCGTCGATAACATCTTCCGGTTCACCCAGGCAGGCTCCGAGGTGTCCGCCCTTCTGGGACGCATGCCCTCGGCCGTCGGTTACCAGCCGACCCTGGCCACGGACCTCGGGGAGCTCCAGGAGCGCATCACCTCTACGACGAAGGGTTCCATCACCGCCGTCCAGTGCGTGTACGTTCCGGCCGACGACCTGACGGACCCGGCACCGGCCACCACCTTCGCCCATCTCGACGGAACCGTCGTTCTGTCCCGTCCCATCGCTGAGCTGGGGATCTACCCCGCCGTGGACCCGCTGGACTCAACCTCCCGCATCCTGGACCCCAACGTCCTCGGCCTCGAACATTACCAGGTGGCCCGGAACGTTCAGGTTACCCTGCAGAAGTACAAGGACCTGCAGGACATCATTGCCATTCTCGGTATGGACGAACTGTCGGAGGAAGACAAGCTGACGGTCAGCCGGGCCCGGAAGATTCAGCGCTTCCTGTCCCAGCCGTTCTTCGTGGCCGCCCAGTTCACCGGTACGGACGGCAAGTTCGTTTCCGTGGCGGATACGGTCCGCGGTTTCAAGGAGATCCTGGAAGGAAAGCACGACGACCTGCCTGAGCAGGCCTTCTATATGGTCGGCGGCATTGAAGAAGTGATCGAGAAGGCGAAGAAACTTTCTGAGGGATAA
- a CDS encoding CoA-transferase translates to METRKPANPLEMIAYVLSLQIRDHQVVYVGTGLPMVAAILARKTHAPHITMVYESGGQDPIQGDMPWSVGDPFTWRKSAVIQEMAYSFAQAYNGYVDIAFLGFAQVDMYGNVNTHQIGTDFLHPKVRLTGSGGNNDLTSLTENIVLVGLHTPDKFPPRVDFITSVGHLNGGESRKEAGLLGNGPVAVVTNAGVLDFEPVTRRMRVQSLQPGMTFEFAQMCTGFELLKPDGEIPVTPVPDPDILEILRNEVDPHGVFTKIPGL, encoded by the coding sequence ATGGAAACACGAAAGCCCGCTAATCCTCTGGAAATGATCGCATATGTCCTTTCGCTCCAGATCCGGGACCACCAGGTTGTCTATGTCGGAACGGGACTGCCCATGGTGGCGGCGATCCTGGCGAGAAAGACCCACGCTCCCCACATCACCATGGTCTACGAGTCGGGCGGGCAGGACCCCATCCAGGGAGACATGCCGTGGTCCGTCGGGGATCCCTTCACGTGGCGGAAATCAGCGGTGATCCAGGAAATGGCCTATTCCTTCGCCCAGGCTTACAACGGCTATGTCGACATCGCCTTTCTGGGATTCGCTCAGGTCGACATGTACGGAAACGTCAACACCCATCAGATCGGGACGGACTTTCTCCATCCCAAGGTCCGCCTGACCGGTTCAGGGGGGAACAACGATCTCACTTCTCTCACTGAGAATATCGTTCTCGTGGGATTGCACACGCCGGACAAGTTCCCGCCGAGGGTTGACTTTATCACCAGCGTGGGGCACCTGAACGGTGGAGAGTCGAGGAAGGAAGCGGGGCTCCTGGGAAACGGACCCGTGGCGGTGGTGACCAACGCCGGCGTCCTCGATTTTGAACCTGTCACCAGGCGCATGCGAGTTCAATCCCTGCAGCCCGGGATGACCTTTGAATTTGCACAGATGTGCACCGGTTTCGAGCTGCTGAAACCGGATGGAGAAATCCCGGTGACGCCGGTGCCCGATCCGGACATCCTGGAGATTCTGCGAAACGAGGTGGACCCGCACGGCGTCTTCACGAAGATTCCCGGCCTGTAG
- a CDS encoding 2-dehydropantoate 2-reductase, protein MKVAILGAGSLGTISGALITKNGGDVVLIDANKEHVEALNKNGATIAGKMDLTVPVKAITPDAMSGTYDLVLYLVKQTYNESALKALVPHLHKDSIVCTLQNGVPEEAVAAHVGREKVMGCAVGWGATWLRPGVSELTSESDKMTLDVGELDGTIKDRTKAVAAVLEKICPTEITTNLPGIRWSKLLINATLSGMSASLGCTFGDVLDNEKALACVALIGNETIAVTRKLGVALEKIQGADLNILAFQTQAEMAARAGIYKLVFGPHRLLKASMLQDIEKGLKTEIDAINGVVCENGRKTGVPTPINDTVVATVKGIEQGKYKAEFGNLSLFQLTQLPE, encoded by the coding sequence ATGAAAGTGGCAATATTGGGAGCAGGGTCCCTGGGAACCATCTCCGGGGCGCTGATTACGAAAAACGGGGGAGACGTTGTTCTTATCGACGCCAACAAAGAACACGTCGAGGCCCTGAACAAGAACGGAGCGACCATTGCAGGCAAGATGGACCTCACCGTGCCCGTCAAGGCCATCACGCCGGACGCGATGTCGGGCACATATGACCTGGTCCTGTACCTGGTCAAGCAGACGTATAACGAATCGGCCCTGAAGGCCCTCGTTCCGCATCTTCACAAGGACAGCATCGTATGTACGCTCCAGAACGGCGTGCCCGAGGAAGCCGTGGCGGCTCATGTAGGGCGCGAGAAGGTCATGGGCTGCGCCGTCGGCTGGGGCGCCACCTGGCTTCGCCCCGGTGTGTCGGAGCTGACGTCCGAATCGGACAAGATGACCCTGGACGTGGGAGAGCTGGACGGGACGATCAAGGATCGAACCAAGGCCGTGGCGGCCGTGCTGGAGAAGATCTGTCCGACGGAGATCACGACCAACCTGCCGGGCATCCGGTGGTCGAAACTCCTCATCAACGCCACCCTGAGCGGCATGTCCGCTTCCCTGGGCTGCACGTTCGGAGACGTTCTCGACAATGAAAAGGCCCTGGCCTGTGTTGCGCTGATCGGCAACGAGACCATCGCCGTCACCCGAAAGCTGGGCGTGGCCCTGGAGAAGATCCAGGGAGCGGACCTGAACATCCTGGCCTTCCAGACCCAGGCCGAAATGGCGGCGCGCGCCGGGATCTACAAGCTGGTCTTCGGTCCCCACCGGCTTCTGAAAGCCAGCATGCTCCAGGACATCGAGAAGGGGCTTAAGACGGAAATCGACGCCATCAACGGCGTTGTCTGTGAAAACGGACGGAAGACGGGTGTGCCGACGCCGATCAACGACACGGTCGTAGCCACCGTCAAGGGAATTGAACAGGGAAAATACAAGGCGGAATTCGGGAATCTGTCCTTGTTTCAACTGACGCAGCTGCCCGAGTAG
- a CDS encoding 3-hydroxyacyl-CoA dehydrogenase family protein, whose amino-acid sequence MNVKDIKKTAVLGGGGMIGSCWALNFLWKGYPVHIFDINDEALQNARNRIAAGFDFLVKRNILTADKAHVAMGLAKYTTDLAEAVADVQFIQEASPERYEVKQALLAEVDRHAPAEAIFASSTSGLLITEIAKGSAHPERCLGAHPYNPPHLIPLVEIGKGEKTSEEAVETAVAFYKALGKEPVVLRKEALGFIANRLSVALYREAVDLVVRGVCSVEDVDKCVTFGPGLRYGLMGPNMIYHLAGGPFGLKGVMHHIGPTVEWWWEDMADWKKWPENWLDAAHEGVLQEMANRPAEQGRTSEEVARWRDDGLLALLRFHGKL is encoded by the coding sequence ATGAACGTCAAGGACATCAAGAAAACAGCCGTACTGGGCGGAGGAGGAATGATCGGGTCCTGCTGGGCCCTGAATTTCCTGTGGAAGGGCTACCCCGTCCATATCTTCGACATCAACGACGAGGCCCTGCAGAACGCCCGGAACCGGATTGCGGCGGGTTTCGACTTCCTTGTGAAGCGGAACATCCTGACGGCGGACAAGGCCCATGTCGCCATGGGTCTCGCCAAATACACGACCGATCTGGCGGAGGCCGTAGCGGACGTCCAGTTCATTCAGGAGGCCTCCCCGGAGCGATACGAAGTGAAACAGGCCCTGCTGGCCGAGGTGGATCGTCATGCCCCGGCGGAGGCGATTTTTGCCTCCAGCACGTCGGGTCTCCTGATCACGGAGATCGCCAAGGGATCGGCTCACCCGGAGCGCTGCCTCGGGGCTCACCCCTACAACCCCCCCCACCTGATTCCCCTCGTGGAAATCGGAAAAGGGGAAAAGACGTCCGAGGAAGCCGTCGAGACAGCCGTCGCCTTCTACAAGGCCCTCGGCAAGGAGCCCGTTGTCCTCCGGAAAGAGGCCCTGGGGTTCATCGCCAACCGCCTCTCCGTGGCCCTTTACCGGGAAGCGGTGGACCTGGTGGTCCGCGGCGTGTGCTCCGTGGAGGACGTGGACAAGTGCGTCACCTTCGGTCCCGGACTCCGTTACGGGCTCATGGGGCCCAACATGATCTACCACCTGGCCGGGGGCCCCTTCGGGCTCAAAGGCGTCATGCACCATATCGGTCCCACCGTGGAGTGGTGGTGGGAAGACATGGCGGACTGGAAGAAGTGGCCGGAGAACTGGCTGGACGCAGCCCATGAGGGCGTACTCCAGGAAATGGCCAACCGGCCGGCGGAACAGGGACGGACCAGCGAAGAAGTCGCCCGCTGGCGGGACGACGGGCTGCTGGCCCTGCTCCGGTTCCACGGCAAGCTGTAA
- a CDS encoding F0F1 ATP synthase subunit epsilon has translation MADELMVEIVTPERMVFNGKVEEITVPGSEGEFGVLKGHAALLSGVDIGALSLTQEGKKRNFAVADGYVEVTATKVTVLVESAERSDMIDKERAQRAKHLAEEKMAKLPKEDPEYDKAKASLDKALIRLSVAEKN, from the coding sequence ATGGCTGATGAGTTGATGGTTGAAATTGTCACCCCCGAGCGGATGGTCTTCAACGGGAAAGTGGAAGAAATCACCGTTCCCGGATCGGAGGGAGAGTTCGGGGTCCTGAAAGGGCACGCTGCTCTCCTGAGCGGGGTGGACATCGGAGCCTTGAGTCTCACCCAGGAGGGGAAAAAGCGGAACTTCGCCGTTGCCGACGGCTACGTGGAAGTCACTGCCACGAAAGTGACGGTTCTGGTGGAAAGCGCCGAGCGGTCGGACATGATCGACAAGGAGCGTGCCCAGAGAGCGAAGCATCTCGCCGAGGAAAAGATGGCAAAGCTCCCGAAGGAAGACCCCGAGTATGACAAGGCCAAGGCATCGCTGGACAAGGCCCTGATCCGCCTGAGCGTGGCGGAGAAAAACTGA
- a CDS encoding cereblon family protein: MERRTVPLGDRGSGGHKGFLLLKESGEKEADVRFLTREEEEEKEERRDPLRCRACGSEVTDAGFGIQWHGGFEHTFDNPAGYRFRIGCFSKAWNCILHGNPTHAYTWFPGFRWRFCSCGRCGLHLGWHYDSGAEGFFGLILDNLVRQDPPH, encoded by the coding sequence ATGGAGAGACGGACAGTCCCCCTTGGCGACAGGGGATCAGGCGGGCACAAGGGCTTCCTTCTCCTGAAAGAGTCAGGGGAAAAGGAAGCGGACGTCCGGTTTCTCACCCGGGAGGAAGAGGAAGAAAAAGAAGAGCGGCGGGATCCCCTGCGCTGCAGGGCCTGCGGCAGCGAGGTCACGGATGCCGGATTCGGAATCCAATGGCACGGCGGCTTCGAACACACCTTCGACAACCCGGCGGGGTACCGCTTTCGCATTGGTTGCTTCTCGAAAGCCTGGAACTGCATTCTTCACGGCAATCCCACCCATGCATACACCTGGTTTCCGGGATTCCGTTGGCGATTCTGCAGCTGCGGGCGCTGCGGATTGCACCTGGGGTGGCATTACGACTCGGGAGCGGAGGGCTTCTTCGGGCTCATCCTGGACAACCTGGTCCGGCAAGATCCTCCGCACTAA
- a CDS encoding response regulator transcription factor, giving the protein MRKIRILIADDHAIIREGLRQLLNAQPDMEVIGEAEDGCQALEFAKTHHPDVIVLDIGMPGLSGLDVISLIRETLPSARMVVLSMHAKESYVHQALASGAIGYVLKASPSSDIIEAIRAAYRGEYFLSSKIRADVIGSYVRSREKTPAPKGYELLTEREQQVFRLVVEGNSTARIADILCVSAKTVEKHRTSVMNKLGIHDRLELLKYAIKIGVADPDLWEG; this is encoded by the coding sequence ATGAGAAAGATCCGTATCCTGATCGCCGACGATCACGCCATCATCCGGGAAGGCCTGCGCCAGCTGCTCAACGCGCAGCCCGACATGGAAGTCATCGGTGAGGCCGAAGACGGCTGCCAGGCCCTGGAGTTTGCGAAAACCCATCATCCCGACGTCATCGTACTGGACATCGGCATGCCCGGACTCAGCGGCCTGGACGTGATCAGCCTGATCCGGGAGACCCTGCCCTCCGCCCGGATGGTCGTCCTGTCCATGCACGCCAAGGAAAGCTACGTCCACCAGGCCCTGGCCTCCGGAGCCATCGGGTACGTCCTGAAGGCGTCGCCGAGTTCGGACATCATCGAGGCGATCCGGGCGGCCTATCGGGGAGAGTACTTTCTCAGTTCCAAGATCCGGGCGGATGTCATCGGCAGCTACGTGCGAAGCCGGGAAAAGACCCCTGCCCCCAAGGGTTATGAGCTCCTGACAGAACGGGAGCAGCAGGTCTTCCGTCTCGTCGTGGAGGGGAACTCGACCGCCCGCATCGCCGATATCCTGTGCGTCAGTGCCAAGACGGTGGAGAAGCACCGCACCAGCGTCATGAACAAGCTGGGCATCCACGACCGGCTTGAACTCCTGAAGTACGCCATCAAGATCGGCGTCGCCGACCCGGACCTCTGGGAAGGCTGA
- a CDS encoding CoA-transferase: MGTFSYSHEALENLRIADSAVLDPLVDIESARKAHLAKDHTKRDKRMSLQEAIAGFVQDGDIATDSGFAYVRTPHQAYFEMMRQGKKGLHFIGSPNTNQSYLINYGVCAYSHNSYIGAEMRGSDRNYSRQLLNGKVTILSEWSHGSMAQGFKAAQLGSPGVFSKQLLGSDILKHNPYVKTMQNPMRADSDPVTFIPALYPDVTIIHVHAADKYGNARIYGPAVNDVALAASARKVIITAEEIVPEMDIRYNNQGVVIPFVYVDAVVELPYGAVPGNMPGCYYWSRQWWEKFLRWSTLSDENIREFLDYWVMDSRDPFDFVEKLGGAKWVALSRRLTKTAEYNNEDDGYDFSYQSYTPGNDPGIYY; encoded by the coding sequence ATGGGAACATTTTCCTACAGCCATGAGGCTCTGGAGAATCTTCGGATTGCCGACAGCGCGGTTCTCGATCCCCTGGTCGACATCGAGTCCGCCCGGAAGGCCCACCTGGCGAAGGACCATACCAAGCGGGACAAGAGGATGTCCCTGCAGGAGGCCATCGCCGGATTCGTCCAGGACGGCGACATCGCAACGGATTCGGGGTTCGCCTATGTTCGGACGCCGCACCAGGCCTACTTCGAAATGATGCGGCAGGGAAAGAAGGGTCTCCATTTCATCGGTTCCCCCAATACCAACCAGAGCTACCTGATCAACTACGGCGTATGCGCGTACTCCCACAATTCCTATATCGGTGCGGAGATGCGCGGAAGCGACCGGAACTATTCCCGGCAGCTTCTGAACGGCAAGGTCACGATCCTCTCGGAATGGAGCCACGGTTCCATGGCCCAGGGATTCAAGGCGGCGCAGCTCGGCTCCCCCGGCGTCTTCAGCAAGCAGCTCCTGGGATCGGATATCCTGAAGCACAATCCCTATGTGAAGACCATGCAGAACCCCATGCGGGCCGATTCCGACCCGGTGACCTTCATCCCCGCCCTGTATCCGGATGTTACGATCATCCATGTCCACGCCGCAGACAAGTATGGAAACGCCAGGATTTACGGACCGGCGGTGAACGATGTCGCCCTGGCGGCTTCGGCCCGCAAGGTCATCATCACGGCCGAGGAGATCGTTCCGGAAATGGATATCCGCTACAACAACCAGGGAGTGGTGATCCCCTTCGTGTACGTGGATGCTGTCGTCGAGTTGCCCTACGGCGCCGTTCCGGGGAACATGCCGGGTTGCTATTACTGGTCCCGTCAGTGGTGGGAGAAATTCCTTCGCTGGAGCACGCTGTCTGACGAAAACATAAGGGAATTCCTGGACTACTGGGTCATGGACAGCAGGGACCCCTTCGACTTTGTGGAAAAGCTGGGCGGTGCCAAGTGGGTTGCCCTGTCCCGCCGGTTGACGAAGACAGCCGAATACAACAACGAGGATGATGGATATGATTTTTCCTATCAGTCTTACACACCCGGGAACGATCCCGGTATCTACTATTGA
- a CDS encoding isochorismatase family cysteine hydrolase: MQKTALLIIDMQNDFVLPGSPGHIPGAEGIVASVAELRNMVRRRNGLVVHLTRTYRPDGSDVEAFRLPHFLQGRKIAVSGTRGAEVVEDLTPEEDEPVIVKKRFSGFMGTELDLLLRRKGIIRLVICGLQYPNCIRATVYDAVSLDYAVTLITDATAGETRAICDANILDMKNIGVECLTLEEFQGRWEA; this comes from the coding sequence GTGCAGAAAACCGCGCTTCTGATCATCGACATGCAGAACGATTTCGTCCTGCCCGGTTCGCCCGGCCATATCCCCGGAGCCGAGGGGATCGTCGCGTCCGTCGCGGAGCTGCGGAATATGGTCCGCCGCAGGAACGGTCTGGTTGTCCATCTGACCCGGACCTATCGCCCCGACGGCAGCGACGTGGAAGCATTCCGGCTCCCCCATTTCCTGCAAGGCCGGAAAATTGCCGTCTCGGGGACAAGGGGGGCCGAAGTCGTGGAGGATCTGACCCCGGAAGAGGACGAGCCTGTCATCGTCAAGAAGCGGTTCAGCGGATTCATGGGCACAGAGCTGGATCTTCTCCTCCGGAGAAAGGGAATCATACGGCTCGTCATCTGCGGTCTCCAGTATCCGAACTGCATCCGGGCGACCGTCTATGACGCGGTCAGCCTGGACTATGCCGTCACGCTGATCACGGATGCAACGGCGGGGGAGACCCGAGCCATCTGTGATGCCAATATCCTGGACATGAAGAACATCGGCGTGGAATGCCTTACCCTGGAAGAATTCCAGGGACGATGGGAAGCCTGA
- a CDS encoding 3-keto-5-aminohexanoate cleavage protein, which yields MKEKAVITCAITGSIHTPTMSDYLPITPQQIADEAVRAYEAGAAVVHVHARNPENGLPSPDINLMKEIITSIKSRCNAVVCITTGGGAGMTLEQRVAPVTAYKPELASCNAGSMNWGLFPMVTRYKEWKHEWEKIMLGMTEDFIFTNTFKTLREYCAVFNENNTKPEFEIYDAGMVNNVAFLIQAGYIKKPVYIQFVLGILGGLSASPENLMFLVEHAKRHIGEFEFSVCVAGRAQVPICTQSLLLGGNCRVGLEDNLWLEKGRMAKSNAEQVAKMVRVTKELGIEPATPDEARQILGLKGIANVNY from the coding sequence ATGAAAGAAAAAGCGGTCATTACCTGTGCCATCACGGGCAGCATCCACACCCCGACCATGTCGGACTACCTCCCCATCACACCCCAGCAGATCGCCGACGAGGCCGTCCGGGCCTACGAGGCGGGGGCGGCGGTGGTCCACGTCCACGCCCGCAATCCGGAAAACGGGCTTCCTTCCCCGGACATCAACCTGATGAAGGAAATCATCACCAGCATCAAGAGCCGCTGCAACGCCGTCGTCTGCATCACCACCGGCGGTGGAGCCGGCATGACCCTGGAGCAGCGAGTCGCTCCGGTTACGGCATACAAGCCCGAGCTGGCCTCCTGCAACGCCGGATCCATGAACTGGGGCCTCTTCCCGATGGTGACGCGCTACAAGGAGTGGAAGCACGAGTGGGAAAAGATCATGCTGGGCATGACGGAAGACTTCATCTTCACCAATACCTTCAAGACCCTGCGTGAGTACTGCGCGGTCTTCAATGAAAACAACACGAAGCCCGAGTTCGAGATCTACGATGCGGGCATGGTGAACAACGTGGCCTTCCTGATCCAGGCCGGCTACATCAAGAAGCCTGTCTACATCCAGTTCGTCCTGGGCATCCTGGGCGGGCTCTCGGCGAGCCCCGAGAACCTGATGTTCCTCGTGGAGCATGCGAAGCGGCACATTGGCGAGTTTGAGTTCTCCGTGTGCGTGGCCGGCCGTGCCCAGGTTCCCATCTGCACGCAGTCGCTGCTCCTGGGCGGGAACTGCCGGGTGGGTCTGGAGGACAACCTGTGGCTGGAGAAGGGCCGGATGGCGAAGAGCAACGCCGAGCAGGTGGCCAAGATGGTCCGGGTCACCAAGGAGCTCGGCATCGAGCCGGCGACCCCGGACGAGGCCAGGCAGATCCTGGGCCTCAAGGGCATTGCCAACGTGAATTACTGA